The Sparus aurata chromosome 12, fSpaAur1.1, whole genome shotgun sequence sequence gaagaagaagagcgagCGGctgcggctgtgttgttctgccTCGAGCTCAGACGCATTACCATCCTGTTACACTCTGACATTTGGAAACGCACCGTGACTCACTAAGTCAAAGAATGAAGAGGGGCCAAATCACAGTGAGGGCTGGTGGATCTCCGCTCAAAGCGAGCAAAGATCCCTGGAAGATGTAGAGTGTTTTATGTAATCATGTGAAGGGGCAGCAGCCTTACCTCAGGGACCTTCACAAGCATCACACTTTGTCCTCTCTTACatctttgcatttcttttttttcttttttctatttcctgtcattcttttttttctgtgtctggaAATGCAGGGTCTTATCAACCAGTTTCCATGCAGCCCCAGTGGTGTGCTGCTAGTATCCCCTGCTGGCAGAAGTGGGAACACTTCACAAAAGAACAGACGGATGTGGAAAAGTCTTAGGTATATCGCAGTTTTTAAGGACGATAATGAAATTGTACTGAAGACATCAGATCGGGAGTGTGAAAGGGAAAAGGGTTGTCGAGGTGAACTGAGGCTGAAGAAGAAAACTACGTGATTTCAGGGCCACTGCTCAGCCCTCACATTCTGGGAGTGTAGTCATTTAATTCGAGCCCACCAGAGGTCACTACAAGTTTATAATCAACACCATCAGAACTCCCAAGTGATCAATCTCAGTCTTCAAACGACCATGATAATTCATGATCAGCAAATATCCTGTTACAAAAGTTTTAATTTGGCAAATAATCTGACGGGCGTCTTCTACAGATAACAGAGTCGGGGACAAGACTCGTCACTGAATTTAAATTTGTGGACAACACAGTAAAAAAGCCCACAAGCCAGTGAAGTCACTGAGCCTCGTGCAGCTGCGATACAGCCTTCCTGGTCAAGCAGCAGACATTGTGACTGACTGCAGATTGAATGAGCCATCAGAGTGTATTTGCAcgtgtatttttttcatttagtgGCTGGTGTCTGAGTCCGTCTCCCATGTATGTTCCCTGAGAACAGCGACCACCCCCTCCTCCGATAAACATGCCTGGTTTCCACGGCAACCTGGAGCAGGTTTTCTACAAAGCAAACACTCCAGCAGCCAGGAGAAAAGTGCCCAACAATGGGGTCTGAGCTGAGGTGGAGGGttaggggaggaggaggaggaggaggaggaggaggtggaggagaaggaggaggaggagggtggtgttAGAGGGGAACCGAGCAGGTAGCAGATTCTTGCAATTTCTAATTATGAATTGgtagggggaaaaaatcaaTGGAATTTGTCAAAACTTCATGAGATTGGTCTGTCAGAAGCCCAAAAgacgaatgaatgaatgaatgcctgaattttatcttatttttttttaaatgttggtcTGGTGTATTATGCGTAATGAGTACTTGTATTCAAATTCGATTCAAGTTCGATTCTAATGGCTTTTTTTCGTCCCTTTCAGAGCagcattttaaaggtttttgctgTATTACTGTGGAAGAAAAGCCTATCAACGTGTTACATTAAAGGAAACTGAACATGTTTCCATGTTTCTCAGAGCCAGGCCACTGCGAGGCAGACTGCTCATACTTATTCActcctgtctttgtctgagGTGACTGTGTGGACGTCTGTGTCACTGCAGCAACATGCTGAGGGTTTTTAACCATCTCACATTTATAGGCAGAACTCCTCCACCGTAGGTTTGCTTTACCGTTTATGAGCAAATGGAAAGATCTTACAAGGATGAGTGTAGATTTGGGGCCCCCTCTGCACTCCCATTTTGATATTTAGTGATTGGCCTATGCCACACAATATTCATCCTCATTGGTTAAGTTGGGTAAATATGTAAAGCTCAATTTATATTTTGGCTTTCATATGCTATTGGCTCCTCACGTGTCATTAGGAAGAGTTTAGCTTAAAGAAATGAatacatgaaatatgaaatagtttttgtttgtttgttttgacattAAATTGTCGAGCAAGTGACAACTTTTTGGTAACACTTGGACTATTAATGTACCATTAATTGATGTACCATTAATTAAGTTGCTTAAAGTTTTTTAAGCAACTGTTTATTATAAGCTGCATCTCAACTGATGTTTAGCACACCTTGTAAACAGTTCATGTCCATCTagcactgtgtagttcatctattAACATGATTCAAGTGGCCATTATAAAGTTGAAACCTTTAGATTGTTTCAGAAATTGTTTATAATgcgctgtgtagttttggagaattcattcaaactcagaatttcagtatttacaacattaatgaggtaataatacaaactcagaaatagttgtggttttttttaataactgaataaacagacaagttctcagaggaaaatagggtccccagaacactgtttgaagctagaaagaggtggcagggtctgccacacataaacaaagtaaaacagcatgaaactgtgttgtcctttgaggtcaatttatttatttattcagtttgtacTACATAGTTTAATTTTAATAGCTAAATAACTTAGAAatgaagtttaattaactacGAATTTATGGTTTACCAGCTTGTTTAAAACTGTATTTCAAGTTGaaaagacggagaaaaaaacatttagtaatACAAATAATTCGTACATGAATGTGCAACtggtgaaagaaaaacaaaacatctttaACAGCAGGCCTGCGGTCTTTCGGCTCGCAGTGACGTCGCTCACACGGAGCGGTGTCAAGggcaaaatgtttttaatgggtGAGAGAAAAGAAGTTCCTGGAgaccagaggagagagtgaggcGGTGCAGACGGACACACTCCTCTCAGGGCTTCACTTCTGCGCGCACAAACTCCCGGCGGAGAAACCACGGCTGCTGGTGTTACCCACAGCTACATCAACAGCCCGGAGGACCGTTCATCCTCTGTCTGACATGTCACTGTGGGGAAAGTGTTTGCGACGACgacgacaacaacaataacaacagcaacaggTGAGCACGCTCGCCTTCAACAGAGAGGAAACTCTTGACAGCAAAGATCACATTTTGGGATACTTTTcacattaattaaagaaaaaatacacaccagatgtttatatatataggcctattacataaaaaaaaacgcacTATTTGTATCACTCAATCTGTAActttaaaagtgttttcagCATGTTTGATCATGCTACCACAGAACATATTAACAGTTAATATGTTCTGTAGTGGCATGATCATAAACATGCCCATACTTCCTTTaataataaccttttttttcttattagaTTGGATTAGATTGACTTCATTTATCCCACAACAGGGAAGTTCACTTCTTACAACAGCTCAAGATGCAACAAGTACGGGAATAAATAGACAGACAAAGGCACGTAAAATTAATAGAAAAAAtgagatatttacaaaaaaactaaGTGATTTATTCAGGTAGTGCTTGAGAGCTTGATGGCTGTGGGGATGAATTATGTTggctaaaatgtatttatcGCGTCTTTGTAATCAATAATTGTATTCCAAAATCTTCCTCAGACACACTCTAACAATACATGGTTGAATTGTTTGTGGttgagtgttttctttttctttttttttctttttttgcatgttttaggTACAAAGTACAATGGCAGCATTTCTGGTTTAATGTTTAAATGGGATGTGTTTAATTCCATACTCAAGCATCCCTTTATTTGGGGACcacttgttttctgttgtttttggatCCTTCACCAGGTATGAGCAGTGGATTATCACATCCTATCGAAAAAGCAGACACTTGAATCAACTTCCACAGCTTTCCTGACGAATCAGCTCCAGCCATGAGCGGGAAAGGCTGTCAGCTCCTGGTGTCCCCCTGCAGCGTGTCCCCATCGCCGAGCATGATCAGAGGACACCAGCCCCAGTCCATCAGGATACCCATGTCCTCCCCACAAAGGGCCAGTCTCAGTCCCTCCTTGGGCGTGGAGAAAGTGAAAAGAGGGGGCGCCCACTCCTTTGTCCTGCCATCCCTGAGCCTCCGCAGACAGGTGCTGACCAATGGGAAGCAGCAAAACATGCCGACTCCATCCGTACACCAACCAGCGCCTGCTCATCACCCTCCAAGCCCAGCAGTGACGCCAAATGCACAGTCAGGATTCTGCTCCTCGAACGACTTCTtcaaaggtaaaaacaaaagtcaaaaaaGTATCTAAACATCACGagcaaagtgtgtttttaacttCATGTCCAGAACCGTATTGTACTGCACCGTTCAATGAATTATCCTCAGCCAAAACAGACGCCTCAAAACGCTGTCTGTTATTGATAATTAACCAAGCATAAAAACTTGTCACTAAATCTGCGGCAGAGGAGAGGTGGAAGGAGGTGAAAAGCTCATTAGTGTTTAACAGAGCAGAAAGCGTCTGTGGCCTGCTCCGGCTGACGAGGGGAATTCCACAATCGACTGTACAAGCCTTAGTTAAAGCGGACTCAGTGTGAGGCATGTGGGTTTGATTTGCGTTTGTTAAAAGGGACGTTTCAACCCCCCAAAATCTAAACATACCAAAACATTTTCCTCTTATCTGTAAATCTGCTTATCCACCCAgatctttatttttctcagatATCAGCTGTagtctgccttctcttgaatataatggagGTAGGTGGCATTTGAAAGAACTTACCAGCAATATATCTTTACAGAAATCATCCCCGGTTATCTAAGCAAGTCCagagaccttgttgtgagcagtttcatgtaggaactgcTTTCTTTCCGTATCACCGTGGCACTAATGGACGAAAGTAGGGCTGACCCGAATGCTTCGAAGCGTCAACCCATTGCCACGGTAATCAACGCCCAAATCAGAAATCAAGGCCGTTGgtgttttggtttgtctgtttgtttgtttctttgttttaatgaattACATCAAAACTGCCCCCAAAAAACAGGATTCATTAATCATCACACTTATTATCATTTGTTACACTTAGACAAGGACGCTTTGGCTTGGTAGTTTTGCGTGTCACAGCTCTCATCTAAAGTCACTAGCACTGCGCAGAACCTAGGACGGAAACTAGGTGTCAAAAAAAGTATCTGGAAAACTCCCAACGTTCGCAAAACAGCTGAATTGTCCCGCAAAAAAGCTGAGGTTCAGATATGCCGAATAAGATTGGCACATCAAACATCTACGAGTTTGGGtaatcacaaaaaaatgcaattgCTAGACATTTCTTTATGGCTAACGTACTGTACTATGGCTATTGGTCCTGTCATGACCAACCCTGCCGCTTCAGTAATTCTCTCTCAATCTTCAAAGTCCCGAAAAATGGTAGCCTAGATGAGAGGGTTGGCTCACTAAGCTAAGTACGCAAGGTAAGCTGGGTTATGATTTCCAGAAAGAgacactgctgctcagtttttcagatgttattttaatttagcATTTTGAGGTTTGTTGAATGTGGATAACCCGCATATCTTTTGATAAATTATGTATATTCTGTTTATTGAATTCGGGCTTGTGTCCAGCAGGTTGCTCCGTGTCTGGGCCGACCATGGAAGTATTCGGTCAGCCAGCTGCTTCCAACCTGACAGTCACCAGCAGCCCCATGTCTGTTGTCACAGGCCAACATTACCTTGCAGGGCCTGCAGcgccacctcctccatcacatcCGCACAATTTGCAGATTCCCCACACTGATACCAGGTGGGCAATATCAATAACAGCATGTGATGGTGAGCTCACTAAACCTAAAGAGTGATACTATAGTGAATAACAACAATCTGTTTCAGATCCGTACTGTCCAGAGCATCCCTGGCATCCACGACGCTAAGTCTGTTCGAAACACAGTCAGTGTTTAGTGGCAGACACGACTGGCCATATGGCTACCGTGTGCTCCCTCCGCTGGGGCCACCGCCGTGCTCCAACCAGGCCAGCGAGGGAGGCGTGCAGCTCAGCCTTCGCCCTGGCACGGCCATGTCCGGCACGACCATATCAGGTGGCACGAGCACCTCTGCCTCGCTGCCCTCATACCTCTTCGCAGGTGATGCCGGGAGCCCTAGGCAGTCTCATGCGAAGAAGAGAGCTCTTTCCATGTCGCCTTTGTCAGATGTCATGGGTACCGATTTCAACTCCATCATACGCACCTCACCTACCTCCCTTGTGGCTTATATCAACGGTTCCCAGAGCTCCCCTTCCTCCCACCCCACACTCTCGCCTGTCCAGTCTGAAGGTTACGGTCACTTCCTGGGTGTGAGAGGCAGCTGCATTCCCCAGCCACATCCCTACAGCTCTTCGCAGGCTCTGGCCCCGCAGTCAGAGTGTGGCCGTATGCAGATTCTTGAAGCGGGGGGTCTGGAGAGCCAGATGGCTAACATGGTGGTAGAGCAGCAGTGCCTACCGGAGGAAGGCGGGGCCCTGGGGAAGACTTCAGACAGCAACCTGCTGCCACATCTACAGTTACAGCCAGCGGTGTTGAGTACTATCCAAGAAATTGCCTCTCCGAAAGGGCCTCCACCGCCCTACCACTCACACCA is a genomic window containing:
- the glis3 gene encoding zinc finger protein GLIS3 isoform X2; protein product: MSGKGCQLLVSPCSVSPSPSMIRGHQPQSIRIPMSSPQRASLSPSLGVEKVKRGGAHSFVLPSLSLRRQVLTNGKQQNMPTPSVHQPAPAHHPPSPAVTPNAQSGFCSSNDFFKGCSVSGPTMEVFGQPAASNLTVTSSPMSVVTGQHYLAGPAAPPPPSHPHNLQIPHTDTRSVLSRASLASTTLSLFETQSVFSGRHDWPYGYRVLPPLGPPPCSNQASEGGVQLSLRPGTAMSGTTISGGTSTSASLPSYLFAGDAGSPRQSHAKKRALSMSPLSDVMGTDFNSIIRTSPTSLVAYINGSQSSPSSHPTLSPVQSEGYGHFLGVRGSCIPQPHPYSSSQALAPQSECGRMQILEAGGLESQMANMVVEQQCLPEEGGALGKTSDSNLLPHLQLQPAVLSTIQEIASPKGPPPPYHSHQHIHLARRHYKIKPHSQDPPRSFLPQVPMLEEEEGELEDYGAHCCMWLNCSAVYEQKEELVRHIEKLHVDQRKAEDFTCYWVGCPRNFKPFNARYKLLIHMRVHSGEKPNKCTFEGCKKAFSRLENLKIHLRSHTGEKPYLCQHPGCQKAFSNSSDRAKHQRTHLETKPYTCQVPGCAKRYTDPSSLRKHVKSHSTKERQLRKKMKSTADGTQDTLTDCLTIHPLQPSLSPLARIDSNLNSSPGASHESYSAAPQGPDSSNNPHLAMMCSLQDDYRFVDPSPHQLFPGDQCGPRSSTCLPHPPPNGPSLRNNGDLKHPSRQPPDLADHNPAQTSTSHLMREDAFSDDPAVNDLSGVASLQTALSCITGFDVRSQVQDGGDFFSVVDNCSGQVSCVYTEG
- the glis3 gene encoding zinc finger protein GLIS3 isoform X3 → MSGKGCQLLVSPCSVSPSPSMIRGHQPQSIRIPMSSPQRASLSPSLGVEKVKRGGAHSFVLPSLSLRRQVLTNGKQQNMPTPSVHQPAPAHHPPSPAVTPNAQSGFCSSNDFFKAGCSVSGPTMEVFGQPAASNLTVTSSPMSVVTGQHYLAGPAAPPPPSHPHNLQIPHTDTRSVLSRASLASTTLSLFETQSVFSGRHDWPYGYRVLPPLGPPPCSNQASEGGVQLSLRPGTAMSGTTISGGTSTSASLPSYLFAGDAGSPRQSHAKKRALSMSPLSDVMGTDFNSIIRTSPTSLVAYINGSQSSPSSHPTLSPVQSEGYGHFLGVRGSCIPQPHPYSSSQALAPQSECGRMQILEAGGLESQMANMVVEQQCLPEEGGALGKTSDSNLLPHLQLQPAVLSTIQEIASPKGPPPPYHSHQHIHLARRHYKIKPHSQDPPRSFLPQVPMLEEEEGELEDYGAHCCMWLNCSAVYEQKEELVRHIEKLHVDQRKAEDFTCYWVGCPRNFKPFNARYKLLIHMRVHSGEKPNKCTFEGCKKAFSRLENLKIHLRSHTGEKPYLCQHPGCQKAFSNSSDRAKHQRTHLETKPYTCQVPGCAKRYTDPSSLRKHVKSHSTKERQLRKKMKSTADGTQDTLTDCLTIHPLQPSLSPLARIDSNLNSSPGASHESYSAAPQGPDSSNNPHLAMMCSLQDDYSSSQGTSVGLAPPPASRILLPTGPLCGTTEI
- the glis3 gene encoding zinc finger protein GLIS3 isoform X1 is translated as MSGKGCQLLVSPCSVSPSPSMIRGHQPQSIRIPMSSPQRASLSPSLGVEKVKRGGAHSFVLPSLSLRRQVLTNGKQQNMPTPSVHQPAPAHHPPSPAVTPNAQSGFCSSNDFFKAGCSVSGPTMEVFGQPAASNLTVTSSPMSVVTGQHYLAGPAAPPPPSHPHNLQIPHTDTRSVLSRASLASTTLSLFETQSVFSGRHDWPYGYRVLPPLGPPPCSNQASEGGVQLSLRPGTAMSGTTISGGTSTSASLPSYLFAGDAGSPRQSHAKKRALSMSPLSDVMGTDFNSIIRTSPTSLVAYINGSQSSPSSHPTLSPVQSEGYGHFLGVRGSCIPQPHPYSSSQALAPQSECGRMQILEAGGLESQMANMVVEQQCLPEEGGALGKTSDSNLLPHLQLQPAVLSTIQEIASPKGPPPPYHSHQHIHLARRHYKIKPHSQDPPRSFLPQVPMLEEEEGELEDYGAHCCMWLNCSAVYEQKEELVRHIEKLHVDQRKAEDFTCYWVGCPRNFKPFNARYKLLIHMRVHSGEKPNKCTFEGCKKAFSRLENLKIHLRSHTGEKPYLCQHPGCQKAFSNSSDRAKHQRTHLETKPYTCQVPGCAKRYTDPSSLRKHVKSHSTKERQLRKKMKSTADGTQDTLTDCLTIHPLQPSLSPLARIDSNLNSSPGASHESYSAAPQGPDSSNNPHLAMMCSLQDDYRFVDPSPHQLFPGDQCGPRSSTCLPHPPPNGPSLRNNGDLKHPSRQPPDLADHNPAQTSTSHLMREDAFSDDPAVNDLSGVASLQTALSCITGFDVRSQVQDGGDFFSVVDNCSGQVSCVYTEG